One Halobacteriovorax sp. GB3 genomic window carries:
- a CDS encoding TIGR02147 family protein, translating into METNSFKTYLQNELISRCDKNPSYSLRAFAKSLKIEPSALSQIIRGKRKLTKKMTLRLANELDIAPYKTSLYYEVSSKPEAPFKELTLDLFEVLSDWYHFAILELMNVSSFSTDPAWIARTLGLTVSEVNISISRLQKLEMLKIDEDGKWHDLTGGKTNLGDPSLTNQAFKRYQRKILKLSEKSLEDTPIQYRDHSGTTMAIDSSKIPEAKELIKEFRRKMGKLLTGKNEDQVYQLQISLYPLSDIKKGE; encoded by the coding sequence ATGGAAACCAATAGTTTTAAAACATATCTACAAAATGAATTAATTAGTCGTTGTGATAAAAACCCTAGCTATTCTTTGAGAGCATTTGCCAAGTCTCTAAAGATTGAACCTTCTGCATTATCTCAAATAATTCGAGGAAAAAGAAAGTTAACTAAGAAAATGACTTTGAGATTAGCAAATGAGCTAGATATCGCTCCTTATAAGACTTCTCTCTATTATGAAGTTTCTTCGAAGCCCGAGGCACCCTTTAAAGAACTTACTCTTGATTTATTTGAAGTGCTAAGTGACTGGTATCATTTTGCGATTTTAGAACTGATGAATGTTAGTTCTTTCTCTACTGACCCTGCTTGGATTGCCAGAACACTTGGACTTACAGTTTCAGAAGTAAATATATCAATATCTAGATTGCAAAAGCTAGAAATGCTCAAAATCGATGAAGATGGTAAATGGCATGACCTCACTGGAGGAAAAACGAATTTAGGTGATCCTTCACTAACAAATCAAGCCTTCAAAAGATATCAAAGAAAGATTCTAAAACTATCTGAAAAGTCTTTAGAGGATACACCTATACAATATAGAGATCACTCTGGAACGACAATGGCCATAGACTCTTCGAAAATCCCAGAAGCAAAGGAGCTCATCAAGGAATTTAGAAGAAAAATGGGAAAGCTACTCACAGGAAAAAACGAAGACCAAGTTTATCAATTACAAATTTCACTTTACCCGTTATCGGATATCAAGAAAGGAGAATAG